One genomic window of Burkholderia diffusa includes the following:
- a CDS encoding LysE family translocator has protein sequence MSFPPASMLSDGFFLSLSLCLDIGLVNVAMLSLTLSHGFRPGFWLGVGSCVGDLVYAALALAGMAVLLQFEAVRWIVWIGGGAVLLFLTWKMTREALAPAGGANDGTADDPPQPRASARRSFVRGMLLAMSSPSAILWFAAVGGALIAKAGATTPATASVFLSGFFLGGLAWTLFMCTLASQGRKRAGAGMMRACHVASALLFAYFSYSVIVGGYRDLIAHAA, from the coding sequence ATGAGCTTCCCCCCTGCCTCGATGCTGTCCGACGGGTTCTTCCTGTCGCTGTCGCTGTGTCTCGACATCGGCCTCGTCAACGTCGCGATGCTGTCGCTGACGCTGTCGCACGGCTTCCGGCCGGGATTCTGGCTCGGCGTCGGCTCGTGCGTCGGCGATCTCGTCTACGCGGCGCTCGCGCTCGCGGGCATGGCCGTGTTGCTGCAATTCGAGGCCGTGCGCTGGATCGTCTGGATCGGCGGCGGTGCGGTGCTGCTGTTCCTCACGTGGAAGATGACGCGTGAAGCCCTCGCGCCAGCCGGCGGCGCCAACGACGGCACGGCCGACGACCCGCCGCAGCCGCGTGCGAGCGCGCGGCGCAGCTTCGTGCGCGGGATGCTGCTTGCGATGTCGTCGCCGAGCGCGATTCTGTGGTTCGCGGCCGTCGGCGGCGCGCTGATTGCGAAAGCCGGCGCGACCACGCCGGCGACGGCGTCGGTATTCCTGTCCGGCTTCTTCCTCGGCGGCCTCGCGTGGACGCTCTTCATGTGCACACTCGCGAGCCAGGGCCGCAAGCGCGCGGGCGCGGGGATGATGCGCGCGTGTCACGTCGCGTCGGCGCTGCTGTTCGCGTATTTCTCGTACAGCGTGATCGTCGGCGGCTACCGCGACCTGATTGCCCACGCGGCGTGA
- a CDS encoding UbiD family decarboxylase yields MKYKDLRDFIQRLEALGELRRVTQPVSPVLEMTELCDRVLRAGGPALLFDAPPGHTFPVLGNLFGTPRRVALGMGVDAGDDAALGSLRDLGRLLSALKEPDPPKSLKDAGKLLSLAKAVWDMAPKSVSSPPCQEIVWEGADVDLNKLPIQTCWPGDAGPLVTWGLTVTRGPNKPRQNLGIYRQQLIGRNKLIMRWLAHRGGALDFREFALKNPGKPYPVAVVLGADPATTLGAVTPVPDSLSEYQFAGLLRGSRTELAKCLTPGVDTLQVPARAEIVLEGFIHPQEGTPAPGPAGAPPRPAGNAAAAYEHALEGPYGDHTGYYNEQEWFPVFTVERITMRRDAIYHSTYTGKPPDEPAVLGVALNEVFVPLLQKQFTEITDFYLPPEGCSYRMAIVQMKKSYAGHAKRVMFGVWSFLRQFMYTKFIVVVDEDVNIRDWNEVIWAITTRVDPVRDTVMVDSTPIDYLDFASPVAGLGSKMGLDATNKWPGETNREWGRPIEMDAAVKARVDRLWHEIGL; encoded by the coding sequence ATGAAATACAAAGACTTACGCGATTTCATCCAGCGCCTCGAGGCGCTCGGCGAACTACGGCGCGTCACGCAGCCCGTATCGCCCGTGCTCGAAATGACCGAACTGTGCGACCGCGTGCTACGCGCCGGCGGCCCGGCGCTGCTGTTCGACGCGCCGCCCGGCCATACGTTCCCGGTGCTCGGCAACCTGTTCGGCACGCCGCGCCGCGTGGCGCTCGGCATGGGTGTCGATGCGGGCGACGACGCCGCGCTCGGCTCGCTCCGTGACCTCGGGCGGCTGCTGTCGGCGTTGAAGGAGCCGGATCCGCCCAAGAGCCTGAAGGACGCCGGCAAGCTGCTGTCGCTCGCGAAGGCCGTATGGGACATGGCGCCGAAATCTGTCTCGTCGCCGCCGTGCCAGGAAATCGTCTGGGAAGGCGCCGACGTCGACCTGAACAAGCTGCCGATCCAGACCTGCTGGCCCGGCGACGCGGGGCCGCTCGTCACGTGGGGCCTCACGGTCACGCGCGGGCCGAACAAACCGCGCCAGAACCTCGGCATCTACCGCCAGCAGTTGATCGGCCGCAACAAGCTGATCATGCGCTGGCTCGCGCATCGCGGCGGAGCGCTGGACTTCCGCGAATTCGCGCTGAAGAACCCCGGCAAGCCGTATCCGGTCGCGGTCGTGCTCGGCGCCGATCCGGCCACGACGCTCGGCGCGGTGACGCCGGTGCCCGATTCGCTGTCCGAATATCAGTTCGCCGGCCTGCTGCGCGGCAGCCGCACCGAGCTCGCGAAGTGCCTGACACCCGGCGTCGACACGCTGCAGGTGCCCGCCCGCGCGGAGATCGTGCTCGAGGGCTTCATCCATCCGCAGGAAGGCACGCCCGCCCCTGGCCCGGCCGGCGCACCGCCGCGGCCGGCCGGCAACGCGGCGGCCGCATACGAGCACGCGCTCGAAGGCCCGTACGGCGACCATACCGGCTACTACAACGAGCAGGAGTGGTTTCCGGTGTTCACCGTCGAGCGGATCACGATGCGCCGCGACGCGATCTATCACTCGACCTACACGGGCAAACCGCCCGACGAGCCGGCCGTGCTCGGCGTCGCGCTCAACGAGGTGTTCGTGCCGCTGCTGCAGAAGCAGTTCACCGAGATCACCGATTTCTACCTGCCGCCGGAAGGCTGCAGCTACCGGATGGCCATCGTCCAGATGAAGAAGAGCTACGCGGGCCATGCGAAGCGCGTGATGTTCGGCGTGTGGAGCTTCCTGCGGCAGTTCATGTATACGAAGTTCATCGTGGTCGTCGACGAGGACGTGAACATCCGCGACTGGAACGAGGTGATCTGGGCGATCACGACGCGCGTCGACCCGGTGCGCGACACCGTGATGGTCGATAGCACGCCGATCGACTATCTCGATTTCGCGTCGCCCGTCGCGGGCCTCGGCTCGAAGATGGGGCTCGACGCGACCAACAAGTGGCCCGGCGAGACGAATCGCGAATGGGGTCGCCCGATCGAGATGGATGCGGCCGTGAAGGCGCGCGTCGACCGTCTCTGGCACGAAATCGGACTCTAG
- a CDS encoding transglycosylase SLT domain-containing protein, whose product MNAWLSWRPSEQHAQIVRNMLRRGTRVSHHLFSVVGCLAVAVALALWLLPTVRGNLAAKLMPVVSAAVQAGPARLLTGHPLPNFAPAGAQPQQEDAPETDALAVGLDVVPETAAQNDASDPARNGPSPVALAKLIPTQRVPADARDDRALASNREQALVATYLSRRYRVAQEPLGQLVKAAFQTGRDVGLDPLLLLSVMAIESGFNPYAESGVGAQGLMQVMSKVHSDKFEYFGGTDTALQPLANLQVGALVLKDCIARGGSLANGLRLYNGSTNPDDTAYGSKVMAERGRLRDVAHGRSVPVNAPQAPAQPSKPIVTAAVTAAAGGAKRVHATLDGAQPITAKATAAPKGAPQQDDASVDTAKQPHGDHSELGA is encoded by the coding sequence ATGAACGCTTGGTTATCGTGGCGTCCCAGTGAGCAGCATGCACAAATCGTGCGCAACATGCTGCGTCGCGGGACGCGTGTCAGTCACCATCTATTCAGCGTTGTCGGCTGTCTCGCTGTCGCGGTCGCGCTTGCCCTGTGGTTGCTGCCGACCGTGCGAGGGAACCTCGCCGCGAAGCTGATGCCGGTCGTATCCGCGGCCGTGCAGGCCGGTCCGGCCCGTCTGCTGACCGGTCATCCGCTGCCCAACTTCGCGCCCGCTGGCGCGCAGCCGCAGCAGGAAGACGCGCCCGAAACGGATGCGCTCGCCGTCGGCCTCGACGTCGTACCCGAAACAGCCGCGCAGAACGATGCGTCCGATCCGGCCCGTAACGGCCCGTCGCCTGTCGCGCTGGCCAAACTGATCCCGACCCAGCGGGTCCCGGCCGATGCGCGCGACGATCGTGCACTCGCGTCGAACCGCGAACAGGCGCTCGTCGCGACCTACCTGTCGCGCCGTTACCGGGTCGCGCAGGAGCCGCTCGGCCAGCTCGTCAAGGCTGCGTTCCAGACCGGCCGCGACGTCGGCCTCGATCCGCTGCTGCTGCTGTCCGTGATGGCGATCGAATCGGGCTTCAACCCGTACGCGGAAAGCGGCGTCGGCGCGCAAGGCCTGATGCAGGTCATGTCGAAGGTTCATTCCGACAAGTTCGAATATTTCGGCGGGACCGACACCGCGCTGCAACCGCTCGCGAACCTGCAGGTCGGCGCGCTCGTGCTGAAGGACTGCATCGCCCGCGGCGGCTCGCTCGCGAACGGCCTGCGCCTGTACAACGGCTCGACCAACCCGGACGACACAGCCTACGGCTCGAAGGTCATGGCCGAGCGCGGCCGCCTGCGCGACGTCGCTCATGGCCGCAGCGTCCCGGTCAATGCGCCGCAAGCGCCGGCGCAGCCGTCGAAGCCGATCGTGACCGCAGCCGTGACGGCGGCAGCCGGCGGCGCCAAGCGCGTGCATGCGACGCTCGACGGCGCGCAGCCGATCACCGCGAAGGCGACTGCCGCGCCGAAGGGCGCACCGCAGCAGGACGACGCGAGCGTCGACACCGCGAAGCAGCCGCACGGCGACCACTCGGAACTCGGCGCGTAA
- a CDS encoding pyridoxal phosphate-dependent aminotransferase, with protein sequence MNTTADSLITLAARVDAIQPFYVMELMKEAQRLESSGRDVIHMGIGEPDFTAPEPVVEAAAAALRRGVTQYTSALGIAPLREAIAAHYARAYGLTISPERIVVTAGASAALLLACLALVGRDDEVLMPDPSYPCNRHFVAAAEGRPVLVPSGPEARFQLTADDVRTRWGSRTRGVLLASPSNPTGTSLEPDELKRIVEAVRVRGGFTIVDEIYQGLSYDAAPVSALSFGDDVVTVNSFSKYFSMTGWRLGWLVVPPALVGTFEKLSQNLFICPSALAQHAALACFEPAALDIYEARRLEFKRRRDFIAPALEKLGFTVPVMPDGAFYVYAHCGGVAHPAAGDSAALTHAMLHDAGVVLVPGMDFGVHAPRDHIRLSYATAYSRLEEAVERLAVLFGRH encoded by the coding sequence ATGAATACCACCGCCGATTCGCTCATCACGCTCGCCGCACGCGTCGACGCGATCCAGCCCTTCTACGTGATGGAATTGATGAAGGAGGCACAGCGGCTCGAGTCCTCCGGGCGCGATGTTATCCACATGGGTATCGGCGAACCGGATTTCACCGCGCCGGAGCCCGTCGTCGAGGCGGCGGCCGCCGCGTTGCGCCGCGGCGTCACGCAGTACACGAGTGCCCTCGGCATCGCGCCGCTGCGCGAAGCGATCGCCGCGCACTATGCGCGCGCCTACGGCCTCACGATCAGCCCCGAGCGGATCGTCGTGACGGCCGGCGCGTCCGCCGCGCTGCTGCTCGCGTGCCTCGCGCTCGTCGGCCGTGACGACGAGGTGCTGATGCCCGATCCGTCGTATCCGTGCAACCGGCACTTCGTCGCGGCGGCCGAGGGCCGGCCGGTGCTCGTGCCAAGTGGCCCGGAAGCGCGCTTCCAGCTCACCGCGGACGACGTCCGCACGCGCTGGGGCAGCCGCACGCGCGGCGTGCTGCTCGCGTCGCCGTCGAACCCGACCGGCACGTCGCTCGAGCCGGACGAGTTGAAGCGGATCGTCGAAGCCGTGCGCGTACGCGGCGGCTTCACGATCGTCGACGAAATCTACCAGGGGCTCAGCTACGACGCGGCGCCCGTGTCGGCACTGTCGTTCGGCGACGATGTCGTCACCGTGAACAGCTTCTCGAAGTACTTCAGCATGACCGGCTGGCGGCTCGGCTGGCTCGTCGTGCCACCCGCGCTCGTCGGCACCTTCGAAAAGCTGTCGCAGAACCTGTTCATCTGCCCGTCCGCGCTCGCGCAGCATGCGGCTCTCGCGTGCTTCGAACCGGCGGCGCTCGACATCTACGAGGCGCGCCGCCTCGAATTCAAGCGCCGCCGCGACTTCATCGCGCCAGCGCTCGAGAAGCTCGGCTTCACGGTGCCCGTGATGCCGGACGGCGCGTTCTACGTGTATGCGCACTGCGGCGGCGTCGCCCATCCCGCGGCCGGCGACAGCGCGGCGCTCACGCACGCGATGCTGCATGACGCGGGTGTCGTGCTGGTGCCAGGCATGGATTTCGGCGTGCATGCGCCGCGCGACCATATCCGGCTGTCCTATGCGACCGCCTACTCGCGCCTCGAAGAGGCCGTCGAGCGGCTCGCGGTACTGTTCGGCCGGCACTGA
- the nusB gene encoding transcription antitermination factor NusB, translated as MKKSARRQSRELATQGLYQWLLSNAASGEIDAQLRGALGYDKADKELLDAILHGVIREHATLVEAITPSLDRPIDQLSPVERAVLLIATFELTHHVETPYRVIINEAVELAKTFGGSDGYKYVNGVLDKLAAKLRPAETQARRNG; from the coding sequence ATGAAGAAGAGCGCCCGCCGACAATCGCGCGAGCTGGCGACGCAGGGCCTGTATCAGTGGCTGCTGTCGAACGCGGCCTCCGGCGAGATCGACGCGCAACTGCGCGGCGCGCTCGGTTACGACAAGGCTGACAAGGAGCTGCTCGACGCGATCCTGCACGGCGTGATTCGCGAGCATGCGACGCTCGTCGAAGCCATCACGCCGTCACTGGACCGTCCGATCGACCAGCTGTCGCCGGTCGAACGCGCCGTGCTGCTGATCGCGACGTTCGAGCTCACGCATCATGTCGAAACGCCGTACCGCGTGATCATCAACGAAGCGGTCGAACTCGCCAAGACGTTCGGCGGCTCCGACGGCTACAAGTACGTCAACGGCGTGCTCGACAAGCTCGCCGCGAAGCTGCGCCCCGCCGAAACGCAGGCGCGCCGCAACGGCTGA
- the ribH gene encoding 6,7-dimethyl-8-ribityllumazine synthase, translated as MEIGQYQPNLEGDGLRIGIVQSRFNEPVCNGLADACVEELERLGVSGEDVLLVSVPGALEIPLALQKLAESGQFDALIALGAVIRGETYHFELVSNESGAGITRIGLDFNLPIANAVLTTENDEQAVARMTEKGRDAARVAVEMANLTMALDQLGDDEDEEEDEDDEEERA; from the coding sequence ATGGAAATCGGACAATACCAACCGAATCTCGAAGGCGACGGCCTGCGTATCGGCATCGTGCAATCCCGCTTCAACGAACCCGTCTGCAACGGCCTTGCCGATGCATGCGTCGAGGAACTCGAGCGCCTCGGCGTCTCCGGTGAAGACGTGCTGCTCGTGTCGGTGCCCGGCGCGCTGGAAATCCCGCTCGCGCTGCAGAAGCTCGCGGAAAGCGGCCAGTTCGACGCACTGATCGCGCTCGGCGCGGTCATCCGCGGCGAGACGTACCACTTCGAACTCGTGTCGAACGAAAGCGGCGCGGGCATCACCCGCATCGGCCTCGACTTCAACCTGCCGATCGCCAACGCGGTCCTCACGACTGAAAACGACGAGCAGGCCGTCGCGCGCATGACCGAAAAGGGTCGTGACGCCGCACGCGTCGCGGTCGAGATGGCGAACCTGACGATGGCGCTCGACCAGCTCGGCGACGACGAGGACGAAGAAGAAGACGAAGACGACGAAGAGGAGCGCGCATGA
- the ribBA gene encoding bifunctional 3,4-dihydroxy-2-butanone-4-phosphate synthase/GTP cyclohydrolase II codes for MTLASTLDIIAELKAGRMVILVDEEDRENEGDLVIAAEFVTPEAINFMAKYGRGLICLTLTQERCKQLHLPLMTYRNGTQYGTAFTVSIEAAEGVTTGISAADRAHTIATAVAHDVRPEHIVQPGHVFPIMAQPGGVLVRAGHTEAGCDFTALAGLTPAAVICEVIKDDGTMARLPDLLEFAKEHDLKIGTIADLIQYRSRTESIIERIAERTMQTAHGTFRAVLYRDQPSGSPHIALVRGTPSPDVDTPVRVHEPLSVLDLLETSISTHSWTLDAAMRDIAERDLGVIVLLNCGDTKEHLIDVFKAFDEEERAAALKRRPVDFKTFGIGAQILRDVGVGKMQVLSNPRKLGSMSGYGLEVTGFIPMPGGEAKSCPASHA; via the coding sequence ATGACGCTCGCCTCCACGCTCGACATCATCGCGGAGTTGAAAGCCGGCCGGATGGTGATCCTGGTCGACGAAGAAGACCGCGAAAACGAAGGCGACCTCGTGATCGCCGCCGAATTCGTCACGCCGGAAGCGATCAACTTCATGGCCAAGTACGGCCGCGGCCTGATTTGTCTGACGTTGACGCAGGAACGCTGCAAGCAGTTGCACCTGCCGCTAATGACCTACCGCAACGGCACGCAGTACGGCACCGCGTTCACGGTCAGCATCGAAGCGGCCGAAGGCGTGACGACCGGCATCTCGGCCGCCGACCGCGCGCACACGATCGCCACGGCGGTCGCGCACGACGTGCGCCCCGAGCACATCGTGCAGCCGGGCCACGTGTTCCCGATCATGGCGCAGCCGGGCGGCGTGCTCGTGCGCGCCGGCCATACCGAGGCGGGCTGCGACTTCACCGCGCTCGCCGGGCTCACGCCGGCCGCGGTGATCTGCGAGGTCATCAAGGACGACGGCACGATGGCGCGCCTGCCCGACCTGCTCGAGTTCGCGAAGGAACACGATCTGAAGATCGGCACGATCGCCGACCTGATCCAGTACCGCAGCCGCACCGAATCGATCATCGAGCGGATCGCCGAGCGCACGATGCAGACCGCGCACGGCACGTTCCGCGCGGTGTTGTACCGCGACCAGCCGAGCGGCTCCCCGCACATCGCGCTGGTGCGCGGCACGCCGTCGCCCGACGTCGATACGCCGGTGCGCGTGCACGAGCCGCTGTCGGTCCTCGATCTGCTCGAGACGAGCATCTCGACGCACTCGTGGACGCTCGACGCGGCAATGCGCGACATCGCGGAACGCGACCTCGGCGTGATCGTGCTGCTCAACTGCGGCGACACGAAGGAACATCTGATCGACGTCTTCAAGGCGTTCGACGAGGAAGAAAGGGCCGCTGCGCTGAAGCGCCGGCCGGTCGATTTCAAGACGTTCGGCATCGGCGCACAGATCCTGCGCGACGTCGGCGTCGGCAAGATGCAGGTGCTGTCGAATCCGCGCAAGCTGGGCAGCATGTCCGGCTACGGCCTCGAAGTCACGGGCTTCATTCCGATGCCCGGCGGCGAAGCCAAGTCCTGCCCGGCGTCCCACGCGTAA
- a CDS encoding DUF1993 domain-containing protein encodes MSISMYQASLPVLIRGLTNLQHILGKAQAHAAEKQIDPSVFIGARLYPDMLPLVRQVYIATDTAKGCAARLAGVDIPSYPDVEQTFDELHARIQKTIDYLKGFDAAQIDGSEARQIVLKMRVGPIEFTGQSYLLNFVLPNFFFHVTTAYDILRHSGVELGKLDYLGGRNEQA; translated from the coding sequence ATGTCCATCTCGATGTATCAGGCTTCGCTGCCTGTCCTGATCCGCGGCCTCACCAACCTGCAGCACATCCTCGGCAAGGCCCAGGCGCACGCGGCCGAGAAGCAGATCGACCCGTCGGTGTTCATCGGCGCACGGCTCTATCCGGACATGCTGCCGCTCGTCCGCCAGGTGTATATCGCGACCGACACGGCCAAGGGCTGCGCGGCGCGCCTCGCCGGCGTCGACATCCCGAGCTATCCCGACGTCGAGCAGACGTTCGACGAACTGCACGCGCGCATCCAGAAGACGATCGACTATCTGAAAGGCTTCGATGCAGCACAGATCGACGGCAGCGAGGCGCGTCAGATCGTGCTGAAGATGCGCGTCGGCCCGATCGAGTTCACCGGCCAGTCGTATCTGCTGAACTTCGTGCTGCCCAACTTCTTCTTCCACGTGACGACGGCTTACGACATCCTGCGCCACAGCGGCGTCGAGCTCGGCAAGCTCGACTACCTCGGCGGCCGTAACGAGCAAGCGTGA
- a CDS encoding riboflavin synthase — protein MFTGIVAAVGRIEAITPLGASPDAGVRLTVQAGGLDLADVALGDSIAIQGACMTVIEKTDTGFDVDVSRESLNRTVGLAQPGEVNLEKALRAHDRLGGHIVSGHVDGLGSVTRFAPIGESHELRIVAPRELGRYLAYKGSITVNGVSLTVNSVDDRADGCEFSINLIPHSVEVTTLRHLKAGDKVNLEIDMIARYVERMMSASQGVHQD, from the coding sequence ATGTTTACCGGAATTGTCGCGGCCGTCGGCCGCATCGAGGCGATCACCCCGCTCGGCGCATCGCCCGACGCCGGCGTGCGGCTGACCGTGCAGGCCGGCGGGCTCGACCTGGCCGATGTCGCGCTCGGCGACAGCATCGCGATCCAGGGCGCGTGCATGACGGTGATCGAAAAGACCGACACCGGGTTCGACGTCGACGTGTCGCGCGAAAGCCTGAACCGCACGGTCGGCCTCGCGCAGCCCGGCGAAGTGAACCTCGAGAAGGCGCTGCGCGCGCATGACCGCCTCGGCGGGCACATCGTATCGGGCCACGTCGACGGCCTCGGCTCCGTCACGCGCTTTGCGCCGATCGGCGAATCGCACGAGTTGCGGATCGTCGCGCCGCGCGAGCTCGGCCGCTATCTCGCATACAAGGGTTCGATCACGGTCAACGGCGTGAGCCTGACCGTCAACTCGGTCGACGATCGCGCCGACGGCTGCGAGTTCTCGATCAACCTGATCCCGCATTCGGTCGAGGTCACGACGCTGCGTCACCTGAAGGCCGGCGACAAGGTCAATCTCGAGATCGACATGATTGCGCGGTATGTGGAGCGGATGATGTCGGCATCGCAGGGCGTGCATCAGGACTGA
- the ribD gene encoding bifunctional diaminohydroxyphosphoribosylaminopyrimidine deaminase/5-amino-6-(5-phosphoribosylamino)uracil reductase RibD has translation MFSDTDFAHMQRALTLAARGMYTTAPNPRVGCVIVKDGDVIGEGFTQPAGQDHAEVQALKDARARGHDVAGSTVYVTLEPCSHFGRTPPCANALIDARVAKVVAAMEDPNPQVSGRGLGMLRDAGIDVRCGLLANEAGELNIGFVSRMTRGRPWVRMKTAASLDARTALPSGESQWITGEAARLDGHAWRARACAILTGIGTVREDNPLLTVRGIDTPRQPQRVLVDSRLDLPLDARLLEGAPLLIFCGRLDAAGEVRANVLKSRGAEIVPLANAHGKVDLPAMLAALGARGVNELHVEAGHKLNGSLLREQCVDELLVYLAPSLLGSDAAGMFDLAAPASLDDRTRLAFHSVERIGDDLRILARIAPPAATL, from the coding sequence ATGTTCTCGGATACCGATTTCGCCCACATGCAGCGCGCGCTGACGCTCGCGGCGCGCGGCATGTATACGACCGCGCCGAACCCGCGCGTCGGCTGCGTGATCGTCAAGGACGGCGACGTGATCGGCGAAGGCTTCACGCAGCCGGCCGGCCAGGACCACGCGGAAGTGCAGGCGCTGAAGGACGCGCGCGCGCGCGGCCATGACGTCGCCGGCTCCACCGTGTACGTGACGCTCGAGCCGTGCAGCCACTTCGGCCGCACGCCGCCGTGCGCGAACGCGCTGATCGACGCGCGCGTCGCGAAGGTCGTCGCGGCGATGGAGGACCCGAACCCGCAGGTGTCGGGGCGCGGCCTCGGGATGCTGCGCGACGCGGGCATCGACGTGCGCTGCGGGCTGCTCGCGAACGAAGCGGGCGAACTGAACATCGGCTTCGTGTCGCGGATGACGCGCGGCCGCCCGTGGGTGCGGATGAAGACGGCCGCATCGCTGGATGCACGCACCGCGCTGCCGTCCGGCGAAAGCCAATGGATCACCGGTGAGGCCGCGCGCCTCGACGGCCACGCATGGCGCGCGCGCGCGTGCGCGATCCTCACCGGCATCGGCACCGTGCGCGAGGACAATCCGCTCTTGACCGTGCGCGGCATCGACACGCCGCGCCAGCCGCAGCGCGTGCTGGTCGACAGCCGCCTCGACCTGCCGCTTGATGCGCGCCTGCTCGAAGGCGCGCCGCTGCTGATCTTCTGCGGCCGGCTCGATGCCGCCGGCGAAGTGCGCGCGAACGTGCTGAAGTCGCGCGGCGCGGAAATCGTGCCGCTCGCGAATGCGCACGGCAAGGTCGACCTGCCCGCGATGCTCGCGGCGCTCGGCGCGCGCGGCGTCAACGAGTTGCACGTCGAGGCCGGCCACAAGCTGAACGGCTCGCTGTTGCGCGAGCAATGCGTCGACGAGTTGCTGGTCTATCTCGCACCGAGCCTGCTCGGCAGCGACGCGGCCGGCATGTTCGACCTCGCCGCGCCCGCGAGCCTCGACGACCGGACGCGACTCGCGTTCCACAGCGTCGAGCGGATCGGCGACGATCTGCGGATCCTGGCGCGCATCGCGCCGCCCGCCGCCACACTTTGA
- the hemL gene encoding glutamate-1-semialdehyde 2,1-aminomutase — protein sequence MSNNQILFERAQKTIPGGVNSPVRAFRSVGGTPRFVSRAEGPYFWDADGKQYIDYIGSWGPMIVGHVHPEVLSAVQNVLADGFSFGAPTEAEIEIAEEICKLVPSIEQVRMVSSGTEATMSALRLARGFTGRSRIVKFEGCYHGHADSLLVKAGSGLLTFGNPTSAGVPADIAKHTTVLEYNNVSALEEAFGAFGDEIAAVIVEPVAGNMNLVRGTPEFLNALRALCTKHGAVLIFDEVMCGFRVALGGAQAYYGIAADLTCLGKVIGGGMPAAAFGGRRDIMAHLAPLGGVYQAGTLSGNPIAVAAGLKTLQLIQAPGFYDALTAQTKRLADGLAAEARAAGVPFAADSIGAMFGLYFAERVPASFAEVTQSNIERFNRFFHLMLDEGVYFAPSAYEAGFVSSTHDDAVIDATLAAARRAFAALAA from the coding sequence ATGTCCAACAATCAGATCCTCTTCGAACGCGCCCAGAAGACCATTCCGGGCGGCGTCAACTCGCCGGTGCGCGCCTTCCGTTCGGTCGGCGGCACGCCGCGTTTCGTGTCGCGCGCGGAGGGCCCGTACTTCTGGGATGCCGACGGCAAGCAATACATCGACTACATCGGCTCGTGGGGCCCGATGATCGTCGGCCACGTTCATCCGGAAGTGCTGTCGGCCGTGCAGAACGTGCTTGCCGACGGCTTCTCGTTCGGCGCGCCGACCGAGGCGGAAATCGAGATCGCCGAGGAAATCTGCAAGCTCGTGCCGTCGATCGAGCAGGTGCGGATGGTGTCGAGCGGCACCGAGGCCACGATGAGCGCGCTGCGTCTCGCGCGCGGTTTCACGGGCCGCAGCCGCATCGTCAAGTTCGAGGGCTGCTACCACGGCCACGCGGACAGCCTGCTGGTCAAGGCCGGCTCGGGCCTGCTGACGTTCGGCAACCCGACGTCGGCCGGCGTGCCCGCCGACATCGCGAAACACACGACCGTCCTCGAATACAACAACGTCTCCGCGCTCGAAGAGGCGTTCGGTGCGTTCGGCGACGAGATCGCCGCGGTAATCGTCGAGCCCGTCGCGGGCAACATGAATCTCGTGCGCGGCACGCCCGAATTCCTGAACGCACTGCGCGCGCTGTGCACGAAGCACGGCGCCGTGCTGATCTTCGACGAGGTGATGTGCGGTTTCCGCGTCGCGCTGGGCGGCGCGCAGGCGTACTACGGGATCGCGGCCGACCTCACCTGCCTCGGCAAGGTGATCGGCGGCGGGATGCCGGCCGCCGCGTTCGGCGGCCGCCGCGACATCATGGCCCACCTCGCGCCGCTCGGTGGCGTGTACCAGGCCGGCACGCTGTCGGGCAACCCGATCGCGGTCGCCGCGGGCCTGAAGACGCTGCAACTGATCCAGGCGCCCGGCTTCTACGACGCGCTCACCGCGCAGACGAAGCGCCTCGCCGACGGCCTCGCGGCCGAAGCGCGCGCGGCCGGCGTGCCGTTCGCGGCCGACTCGATCGGCGCGATGTTCGGCCTGTACTTCGCCGAGCGCGTGCCGGCCAGCTTCGCGGAAGTCACGCAGAGCAACATCGAGCGCTTCAACCGCTTCTTCCACCTGATGCTCGACGAAGGCGTGTATTTCGCACCGTCCGCGTACGAGGCCGGCTTCGTGTCGAGCACGCACGACGACGCGGTGATCGACGCGACGCTCGCGGCCGCGCGCCGCGCATTCGCGGCCCTCGCCGCCTGA